In Bythopirellula goksoeyrii, a single window of DNA contains:
- a CDS encoding efflux transporter outer membrane subunit: MHLVRAEPHALKPSSNTPPNTNVTFLQPITNQTPALPKHRDTMRRRLVLAWSVACMGFLLLTGCKVGPNFLRPKPPPISPEYAEATAPETAIYEDLRYWWAALNDPTLNSLIAEACRQNLDLREAYYRVVVSRARLGVVRADRLPHVHATAEYAYRDFAENASQFISSSAGNRGFNFNSMGFDSRWEIDLFGKIARAIESAAADLNAEVENYRDLKVILLAEVASTYTQLRLAQERIEIAQRNLAAQQATLSVVRERHKSGLVSPLDVAQAESNVYITAATIPALQQLETVASNQLAFLLGRTPDAGFRERLAVGRIPNTPESLGVGLPADLLARRPDIRRAELEVTSASALIGVAVAEKYPQISILGTISVDAKDVGMWFDPGSLAHSIGPSFRWNIINFNQLNNVIEGRSAEFQIAILNYQRTVLAAVQEVEDGLVAFHRQGQRAVELQRAIGATKRAVSSGQVRYESGLIGFQPLLDSQRELLFAEDTYANSRAETLLGIIRVYKALGGGWNSCCCVEVAANEVPAQDVNPPTELVPEPLPKPQEPSSNTPVDNLNGQAFRLPPLAPTVGSMANGWIVRLPAAGSEIQHANGRPSPAASPGMTQKVLIVAGQLPVSPRYR; encoded by the coding sequence ATGCACCTAGTCCGAGCGGAACCGCATGCGCTGAAACCATCCTCGAATACGCCGCCCAACACGAACGTGACGTTTTTACAACCTATAACGAACCAGACTCCCGCGTTGCCCAAGCACCGCGACACCATGCGCCGTCGGCTGGTGCTCGCTTGGAGCGTTGCCTGTATGGGATTTCTTCTTCTGACTGGCTGCAAAGTAGGGCCCAATTTCTTGCGGCCCAAGCCGCCGCCAATAAGCCCCGAGTATGCCGAAGCCACCGCTCCGGAAACGGCAATCTACGAAGATCTGAGGTATTGGTGGGCAGCGCTGAATGACCCCACGCTCAATTCGTTGATCGCAGAGGCCTGCCGACAGAATCTCGATCTCCGCGAGGCCTACTACCGTGTAGTTGTGTCTCGCGCACGTTTGGGGGTTGTCCGGGCCGATCGGTTGCCGCACGTGCATGCCACGGCCGAATATGCCTACCGCGATTTTGCTGAAAACGCATCTCAATTCATCAGCAGCTCGGCAGGCAATCGCGGTTTTAATTTCAACTCGATGGGTTTCGATAGCCGCTGGGAAATCGATCTGTTCGGCAAAATCGCCCGAGCTATTGAATCGGCCGCGGCAGACCTGAACGCGGAAGTCGAGAACTATCGAGACCTCAAGGTGATTCTTCTGGCTGAAGTCGCGTCGACTTATACGCAATTACGCCTAGCCCAAGAACGGATTGAGATTGCCCAACGCAACCTGGCAGCACAACAGGCTACGCTAAGCGTGGTACGAGAACGTCACAAGTCTGGGCTGGTCAGCCCATTGGACGTGGCTCAGGCCGAGTCCAATGTCTACATCACTGCGGCTACCATTCCTGCGCTACAACAGCTTGAAACCGTTGCCAGCAATCAGCTCGCATTTCTCTTAGGTCGAACTCCGGACGCTGGATTCCGAGAACGTTTGGCAGTTGGCCGCATTCCCAACACGCCGGAGAGTCTTGGCGTGGGGCTGCCAGCCGATTTACTAGCCCGTCGACCGGACATTCGAAGGGCGGAACTGGAAGTGACCAGTGCCTCGGCATTGATCGGGGTAGCCGTCGCCGAGAAGTACCCCCAGATCTCGATTCTGGGAACGATCTCGGTCGACGCAAAAGACGTGGGAATGTGGTTCGACCCTGGTTCGTTGGCACATTCGATCGGACCATCGTTTCGCTGGAACATCATCAACTTCAACCAGTTGAACAACGTGATTGAGGGACGGAGTGCGGAGTTCCAGATTGCAATCCTCAATTATCAGCGGACCGTGCTTGCTGCCGTTCAAGAGGTCGAAGACGGATTGGTCGCGTTCCACCGTCAAGGCCAACGAGCGGTTGAGCTGCAACGGGCCATCGGGGCCACGAAGCGTGCCGTTTCAAGCGGCCAGGTTCGGTACGAAAGCGGCCTCATCGGCTTTCAGCCCTTGCTCGATTCGCAACGCGAACTTCTCTTCGCGGAAGACACCTACGCGAACAGCCGAGCTGAAACACTGCTGGGCATCATTCGGGTCTACAAAGCGCTAGGCGGCGGGTGGAACTCGTGTTGTTGCGTCGAGGTCGCCGCGAATGAGGTTCCTGCTCAAGACGTCAACCCACCAACCGAACTTGTCCCCGAGCCGTTGCCGAAACCGCAAGAACCTTCTTCGAACACTCCGGTGGACAACCTTAACGGACAAGCCTTCCGATTACCTCCACTGGCTCCCACCGTAGGTTCCATGGCAAACGGGTGGATTGTCAGACTCCCGGCTGCCGGATCCGAAATCCAGCATGCGAACGGGAGACCTTCTCCCGCAGCCTCCCCTGGGATGACTCAAAAGGTGCTGATTGTGGCGGGTCAGCTTCCAGTGAGCCCCAGGTATCGCTAA
- a CDS encoding efflux RND transporter periplasmic adaptor subunit translates to MRRFLLLVFLALLHVHAVHGREPGTNSAAMLPGIVEARQSVDLSFPTTGTVSEIDVEEMQFVEEGQVLARLDDSLARASLAAAEAIASRGAMLIRAKSAVSLAEKYLGRVRDAYEKNAASGLELDEAEGRVEEARATLEQAHEREREAEAQVALEEVRLSGHELRAPFGGTVTRITGKPGGTANPNEPILRLTNPIQLRVVLHVPVAYFGLLNVGEEYALEAELPAPPRVVAQLLAQEQAIDAATDTFRCVFGIENSDLSLPVGFAVRLCDPTSDDSQEMSSSR, encoded by the coding sequence ATGAGACGCTTTCTGCTGCTGGTTTTCCTTGCTCTTCTGCACGTTCATGCCGTCCACGGCCGTGAACCCGGCACGAATTCTGCAGCAATGCTGCCCGGCATTGTCGAAGCTCGCCAGTCGGTCGACTTGAGTTTTCCCACGACGGGCACCGTGTCTGAAATCGACGTCGAAGAGATGCAGTTTGTTGAAGAAGGACAGGTGCTAGCACGCCTGGACGATAGTCTTGCCCGAGCATCGCTGGCCGCCGCAGAGGCGATCGCAAGCCGAGGGGCAATGTTGATACGTGCCAAGAGCGCGGTATCGCTTGCCGAGAAATACCTGGGTCGGGTCCGCGATGCATACGAAAAGAATGCGGCCTCGGGACTGGAACTCGACGAAGCCGAGGGACGAGTGGAAGAGGCTCGCGCTACCTTGGAGCAAGCCCACGAACGAGAGCGCGAAGCGGAAGCCCAGGTTGCGCTGGAGGAAGTTCGTCTCAGTGGTCATGAACTTCGTGCACCTTTCGGCGGTACCGTCACTCGAATCACAGGCAAACCCGGCGGCACGGCAAATCCCAACGAGCCAATTCTGCGGCTCACCAACCCGATTCAGCTTCGCGTCGTGCTTCACGTACCAGTGGCGTACTTCGGCTTACTGAACGTCGGCGAAGAATACGCACTGGAAGCAGAGTTGCCAGCACCCCCTCGTGTCGTGGCTCAACTGCTTGCTCAAGAGCAGGCGATTGACGCGGCAACCGATACCTTTCGCTGCGTGTTCGGAATAGAAAACAGCGATCTATCGCTCCCGGTTGGGTTCGCCGTCCGGCTGTGCGATCCAACGTCTGACGATTCACAGGAGATGAGTTCGTCCCGGTGA
- a CDS encoding cadherin domain-containing protein, which yields MSKRHKQGQDNTSGMDAEKNSQKPGRAKAALQADTLEPRILLSATWVDADTGDDHQNEADHQDQDHNDVVAHMHGTGGDDDLLFGKRIGGSHFDDDGDVKFEKDYRADDDSRLDRHNTVDFSDSRSGVILDLTDSDEEKQERSLRESESSHATQGVVGSDYDDIFEFSKPEDGQTYKVDGGGGTNSIDLSNVDSNHVKFGDGTITIDDGDSSFTIEYQNIDSIEFADANALVVDGDLSGYEVTEETIIVDGDIALRVDFDGEGSAEIDYDVHEDRLHVTDVSDTGENSILTLDQMAGPDAEFDVTLLDAPLIINAETTIDHLTVESRLQHAVVVNGSVGDFEIQGHLGGKGSVDVNGDVASFTLTGNSDLSGSVTVSGDLGATTVGDDMSGSLKVGGDLESLTIGDKVDGKASITVAGDAGNISIGGGIDGSLLVGGDAALVTIDGAMSSATLDIHGSAEAISIGGNINDKSTIHIGAASSFSSGNVAGSVTIDSSVRGVTTGTISGSMEIHGDVSSLSLTSNADLSGTVTIAGNLGATSIGDDMTGSLHVKGDLDTLSIGDNVSSSAAINVAGSSGDISIADRMDGSLIVGGDAGTVAIGASVNNATVDIGGKAEAISIGGNINGKSTIHAGGAFSFSSGNLAGTVVIDSSVEEITTRTISGSLKIDGDVSKLSLEGNGDLKGTVKIAGDLGATTIGDNMTGSLIVGGDLKSLDVSDQFTSGASIEVTGSAGNIHIGNQMVRGTSIIVEGDLESVTVDKKINDGAFIRAGAVSGRMTISEGETVHNEDFSSPAEVIYDGTELKVKLQNSAPTDLDLSGAIVTENSAEGTIVGTAAAVDPDKDETFSYALTDNAGGRFEIDAETGEVRVAKGADLDFESQASHDVTVQVTDSAGNTYEEAFSIAVTDIPTVTITGNTVLSVSDGPFDDLVINASTVTIDGTLEVNGDLTIKSLYRLMDGEIHVGGDVTTLDNSFGGSGTVVLDGSGDQTISAGGGTGEISRLSIEKTSGTVTLIDEIEISGSYEDNGSVVDATGARVELQGNPNIAASGTTFGDLELNASTVTIDGTLDVDGDLTITSLYRLQSGGIHVAGDITTLDASIGGSGTFVLDGTGDQTISAGGGVGELNHLSIEKPSGTVTLIDEIEISGSYKDNGTNVDATGAKVELQGNPNIAASGTTFGDLELNASTVTIDGTLDVDGDLTITSLYRLQSGGIHVAGDITTLDASIGGSGTFVLDGTGDQTISAGGGVGELNHLSIEKPSGTVTLIDEIEISGSYKDNGTNVDATGAKVELQGNPTISANSTMFGDVELNASTVKIDGDMWVHGDIDVTQLYRLEGGVIHVAGSINMIDSSWGGSGQIVPWNQAPTDLDFKGGSIAEDAKPGTVVGAAYATDPDRDDKLTYELTDNADGRFEIDAETGVVSVARGADLDFENAGTHEISIKVTDSAGHERMESFEIQVTDVNEAITDLDFKGGSIPENAKPGTVVGAAYATDPDRDDKLTYELTDNADGRFEIDAETGVVSVARGADLDFENAGTHEISIKVTDSAGHERMESFEIQVTDVNEAITDLDFKGGSIPENAKPGTVVGAAYATDPDRDDKLTYELTDNADGRFEIDAETGVVSVARGADLDFENAGTHEISIKVTDSAGHERMESFEIQVTDVNEAITDLDFKGGSIPENAKPGTVVGAAYATDPDRDDKLTYELTDNADGRFEIDAETGVVSVARGADLDFENAESHTIQITVTDSAGNTREISHVIELEDQADTPQPEDVGREVNELHTADSDDESRSSEERINSKLDRTEELTADELLYRPGLSADGFVPVAVGLNEYIPQDIDWKSTDFGEVSVLNNLEEQAPETIDPQGALSEYDTSPADVEEVATLVAAGNETGLLAKLWGFARAYRGVSESGSSNRQERS from the coding sequence ATGTCCAAACGTCACAAGCAAGGTCAAGATAATACCTCAGGCATGGATGCAGAGAAGAACTCGCAGAAACCGGGACGAGCGAAGGCGGCATTACAGGCCGATACGCTCGAGCCAAGAATCTTGCTATCGGCTACCTGGGTCGATGCCGACACCGGCGATGATCATCAGAATGAAGCCGATCACCAAGACCAGGATCACAATGATGTTGTCGCTCACATGCACGGCACGGGGGGCGACGACGACCTGTTGTTCGGGAAGCGAATCGGTGGTTCGCACTTCGATGATGATGGCGATGTGAAATTCGAAAAAGACTACCGTGCTGACGACGACTCCAGGCTTGATCGTCACAACACCGTGGATTTCTCCGACTCACGGTCAGGAGTGATTCTTGACCTGACGGATAGTGATGAAGAGAAGCAGGAACGAAGTCTGCGAGAAAGCGAATCGTCTCATGCGACCCAAGGGGTTGTGGGATCGGATTACGACGACATCTTCGAGTTCTCCAAGCCGGAAGACGGGCAGACGTACAAGGTCGACGGTGGCGGCGGGACGAACAGCATCGATCTCTCGAACGTCGACTCGAACCATGTGAAGTTCGGCGACGGGACCATCACGATCGACGATGGCGACAGCAGCTTCACCATCGAGTACCAGAATATTGATTCGATCGAGTTTGCCGACGCCAACGCACTGGTCGTCGATGGAGACCTCTCGGGCTACGAGGTCACCGAGGAAACGATCATCGTCGACGGTGACATTGCCCTGCGAGTTGATTTCGATGGCGAAGGTAGCGCCGAGATCGATTACGACGTGCACGAAGACCGTTTGCATGTGACAGACGTGTCGGACACGGGAGAGAATTCGATTCTCACGTTGGACCAAATGGCCGGTCCGGATGCTGAGTTCGATGTGACCCTCCTCGACGCGCCGCTGATCATCAATGCAGAGACCACGATTGATCACTTGACCGTGGAGTCTCGCCTGCAACATGCCGTCGTGGTGAACGGCTCCGTGGGCGATTTCGAGATTCAAGGTCACTTGGGTGGCAAAGGTTCGGTTGATGTAAATGGCGATGTCGCCTCGTTCACGCTCACCGGGAATTCAGACTTAAGTGGCTCCGTCACAGTCTCGGGAGACCTGGGCGCCACCACCGTTGGCGATGACATGTCGGGTTCGCTCAAGGTCGGAGGCGATCTTGAATCGCTGACGATTGGCGACAAAGTCGATGGAAAGGCATCGATCACGGTAGCCGGCGATGCCGGGAATATCTCAATCGGCGGTGGCATCGATGGTTCACTGTTGGTTGGTGGCGACGCTGCGTTGGTGACCATTGATGGAGCGATGAGCAGTGCCACGTTGGATATTCATGGCTCGGCCGAGGCGATCAGTATCGGCGGCAACATTAATGACAAGTCGACAATTCACATCGGGGCTGCTAGCTCATTTTCCTCAGGAAATGTTGCCGGAAGTGTGACGATTGATTCGTCGGTTCGTGGAGTCACCACAGGCACCATCAGCGGATCGATGGAGATTCATGGCGACGTCTCTTCCCTTTCGCTCACAAGCAACGCCGATTTGAGCGGCACGGTAACCATTGCTGGCAACCTTGGAGCAACCTCGATCGGCGATGACATGACCGGCTCGCTCCACGTCAAGGGCGATCTTGATACTCTGTCGATTGGTGACAATGTCTCGTCCAGCGCAGCGATCAACGTCGCCGGCAGCTCCGGGGATATCTCGATTGCCGATCGCATGGATGGCTCGCTGATTGTGGGTGGCGACGCGGGTACGGTGGCGATTGGTGCGTCGGTGAACAATGCAACCGTGGATATTGGCGGTAAGGCCGAAGCAATCAGTATCGGCGGCAACATCAATGGCAAGTCGACGATTCACGCGGGAGGTGCGTTTTCCTTCTCGTCGGGCAATCTGGCCGGAACGGTGGTGATCGACTCCTCGGTCGAAGAGATTACGACCCGCACTATCAGCGGTTCGCTGAAGATCGACGGAGACGTATCCAAACTGTCTCTAGAAGGTAATGGAGACCTTAAAGGAACGGTCAAAATTGCCGGCGATCTTGGTGCGACCACGATTGGGGACAACATGACAGGCTCGCTCATCGTCGGTGGCGACCTGAAGTCGCTGGACGTGAGTGATCAATTCACCAGTGGCGCTTCGATCGAAGTGACTGGTTCGGCCGGGAATATTCACATCGGGAACCAAATGGTGCGAGGCACGTCGATCATCGTCGAGGGTGATCTCGAATCGGTCACCGTGGACAAGAAAATCAACGACGGGGCATTCATTCGAGCAGGTGCCGTTTCGGGAAGGATGACGATCAGTGAAGGAGAGACTGTCCACAACGAGGACTTCTCCTCACCTGCCGAGGTGATCTACGACGGAACGGAATTGAAAGTCAAGTTGCAGAATTCGGCGCCCACCGACCTCGACTTGTCTGGTGCGATCGTCACCGAGAACTCGGCCGAAGGCACCATCGTGGGCACCGCCGCGGCCGTTGATCCGGACAAAGACGAAACGTTTAGCTATGCCCTTACCGACAACGCTGGCGGTCGTTTCGAGATCGACGCGGAAACCGGCGAAGTTCGGGTCGCCAAGGGAGCCGACCTCGACTTTGAATCGCAGGCGAGCCACGACGTCACGGTTCAGGTGACCGATTCGGCCGGCAATACCTACGAGGAAGCCTTCTCGATTGCCGTGACCGATATTCCCACGGTGACGATTACAGGCAACACGGTGCTTTCGGTGAGTGATGGCCCGTTCGACGATTTGGTGATCAATGCCAGCACGGTGACCATCGACGGTACGCTGGAGGTGAATGGCGATCTGACCATCAAAAGTCTCTACCGTCTGATGGATGGAGAAATCCACGTGGGCGGCGATGTGACGACGTTGGACAACTCCTTCGGCGGCAGCGGCACGGTGGTTCTCGATGGATCGGGTGACCAGACCATCTCCGCAGGGGGCGGAACAGGTGAAATCAGTCGGCTGTCGATCGAGAAGACCAGCGGTACGGTAACGTTAATTGATGAGATCGAAATCTCCGGCTCCTACGAGGACAACGGATCGGTGGTCGACGCCACCGGTGCCAGAGTCGAACTCCAGGGTAATCCGAACATCGCAGCCAGTGGAACGACGTTTGGCGATTTGGAACTCAACGCCAGCACGGTCACGATCGATGGCACGCTGGATGTTGACGGCGATTTGACCATCACCAGCCTGTACCGATTGCAGTCGGGCGGGATCCATGTGGCCGGCGACATCACTACACTGGACGCTTCGATCGGTGGCAGCGGAACCTTTGTTCTCGATGGTACGGGGGACCAGACTATTTCCGCCGGGGGTGGAGTCGGTGAACTGAACCATCTCTCGATTGAGAAACCCAGCGGAACGGTGACCCTGATTGACGAGATCGAAATCTCTGGCTCGTACAAAGATAACGGAACCAACGTCGATGCTACGGGGGCGAAAGTCGAATTGCAGGGTAATCCGAACATCGCAGCCAGTGGAACGACGTTTGGCGATTTGGAACTCAACGCCAGCACGGTCACGATCGATGGCACGCTGGATGTTGACGGCGATTTGACCATCACCAGCCTGTACCGATTGCAGTCGGGCGGGATCCATGTGGCCGGCGACATCACTACACTGGACGCTTCGATCGGTGGCAGCGGAACCTTTGTTCTCGATGGTACGGGGGACCAGACTATTTCCGCCGGGGGTGGAGTCGGTGAACTGAACCATCTCTCGATTGAGAAACCCAGCGGAACGGTGACCCTGATTGACGAGATCGAAATCTCTGGCTCGTACAAAGATAACGGAACCAACGTCGATGCTACGGGGGCGAAAGTCGAATTGCAGGGCAACCCAACCATTTCGGCCAATAGCACCATGTTCGGCGATGTCGAACTAAACGCCAGCACGGTAAAGATCGACGGAGACATGTGGGTGCATGGCGACATCGACGTTACCCAGTTGTATCGCCTTGAGGGTGGGGTGATCCACGTTGCCGGCTCGATCAACATGATCGACAGTTCGTGGGGAGGCAGCGGTCAAATCGTCCCATGGAATCAGGCACCAACCGATCTCGACTTCAAAGGTGGCAGTATCGCTGAAGACGCCAAGCCGGGAACCGTCGTCGGGGCGGCCTATGCTACCGACCCCGACCGTGATGATAAGCTGACCTACGAGCTGACTGACAATGCCGACGGTCGCTTTGAAATCGACGCCGAAACCGGCGTGGTCTCGGTTGCCCGCGGGGCGGACCTCGACTTTGAAAACGCCGGAACGCATGAGATCAGCATCAAAGTTACCGATTCGGCCGGTCACGAGCGCATGGAGTCGTTCGAAATTCAGGTCACCGACGTGAACGAAGCGATCACTGACCTGGATTTCAAGGGCGGCAGCATTCCCGAGAACGCCAAGCCGGGAACCGTCGTCGGGGCGGCCTATGCTACCGACCCCGACCGTGATGATAAACTAACCTACGAACTTACCGACAATGCCGACGGTCGCTTTGAAATCGACGCCGAAACCGGCGTGGTCTCGGTTGCCCGCGGGGCGGACCTCGACTTTGAAAACGCCGGAACGCATGAGATCAGCATCAAAGTTACCGATTCGGCCGGTCACGAGCGCATGGAGTCGTTCGAAATTCAGGTCACCGACGTGAACGAAGCGATCACTGACCTGGATTTCAAGGGCGGCAGCATTCCCGAGAACGCCAAGCCGGGAACCGTCGTCGGGGCGGCCTATGCTACCGACCCCGACCGTGATGATAAACTAACCTACGAACTTACCGACAATGCCGACGGTCGCTTTGAAATCGACGCCGAAACCGGCGTGGTCTCGGTTGCCCGCGGGGCGGACCTCGACTTTGAAAACGCCGGAACGCATGAGATCAGCATCAAAGTTACCGATTCGGCCGGTCACGAGCGCATGGAGTCGTTCGAAATTCAGGTCACCGACGTGAACGAAGCGATCACTGACCTGGATTTCAAGGGCGGCAGCATTCCCGAGAACGCCAAGCCGGGAACCGTCGTCGGGGCGGCCTATGCTACCGACCCCGACCGTGATGATAAGCTGACCTACGAGCTGACTGACAATGCCGACGGTCGCTTTGAAATCGACGCCGAAACCGGCGTGGTCTCGGTTGCCCGCGGGGCGGACCTCGACTTTGAAAACGCAGAATCTCACACGATTCAAATCACGGTTACTGACTCGGCAGGCAACACGCGTGAAATATCACACGTGATCGAGTTAGAAGATCAGGCAGATACGCCCCAGCCCGAGGATGTTGGGCGAGAGGTAAACGAATTGCACACGGCGGATTCGGACGATGAATCGCGGTCGAGCGAAGAAAGGATCAATTCCAAACTTGACCGGACCGAGGAGCTCACTGCGGATGAACTGTTGTATCGTCCCGGACTTTCGGCCGATGGATTTGTGCCAGTTGCCGTAGGTTTGAATGAGTACATTCCGCAAGACATCGATTGGAAGAGCACCGACTTTGGCGAGGTTTCCGTGCTCAACAACTTGGAGGAGCAGGCCCCTGAAACGATCGATCCGCAGGGGGCTCTCTCAGAATACGACACTTCGCCGGCTGACGTAGAAGAGGTGGCAACCCTGGTCGCCGCGGGCAATGAGACCGGTTTGCTGGCCAAGCTATGGGGATTTGCCAGGGCTTACCGAGGTGTGAGCGAATCCGGCTCCTCGAATCGGCAGGAGCGTAGCTAG